CCAGGCGTCCGGCGGCCGGGACGCGGCCCGCGCGGGGTCCGTCGTCGTGCGCTGCGGGCACCGGTCACCTCCGGGGGGGTTCTGGGCTCTCATCCTGTCGGACGGCGGCGGGTCAGCGCGAGTGCGCGTCCGTGATCCCACGCAGGTACGCGGCGAGCACCGACCGCACGTCGAGTGGTGCCGCGTCGGCGATCCGTTGGAGGAGGAGCGCGTCGACGAGTGCGACGAGCTCCGGGGCACGCTGCTCCGGATCGGAGGCTCCGCCAGTGCGGAGCAGCGCGGTGCCGACGGCGTCGAGCCGCTGCCGCACGGCGTCCGCGGCGGTGAGCGTGCTGCGGAGCTCGTCGTCGTCGCGCAGCTCGACGAGCAGGAGGTACCGGGCGACCTGGGCGGCGTGACGTTCGGCGATCGTGTCGAGGAACGTCGCTGCGACGACAGCCGGATCGCCCTCGGCCGGGAGCACCAGCGCGTCGAGGTCCGCGTCGAGCTGTGCGCTGATCCGCCCGGTGACCAGCCGGAGGAGTTCGCGTCGTGACCGCGCGTAGTACGACGTCGATCCCGGCGGCAGGGATGCCTCGGCATCGACAGCACGGTGCGTGAGGGCTCGCGAGCCGCCTCGGGCGATGCAACGGATGCCGGCGTCACCGATGTCGTCGCGTCTGGTCATGCCTGGCCCCCTCTGGACGCCCGAGCGTACCATCCTCTACATTTGTAGAGGATGGGGAGGACGTCATGGGAACAGCGCGGGTGGCCGTCATCGGCGGCGGTCGGTCCGGCGCGGCGATCGCCGCCGCGATCGAGCGAGCAGGCGGGACCCCGGTCCTGCTCTCACCCTCCCGCGGGTTCGACGTCACCCGCGACGACGTCGAGTCCGCGATCGGCGACGCGATCGCCGTGGTCGAGGCCACCGGGCGCTTCACGACGAGCCGCCGACGAGCCTCGGCGTTCTTCACGGCGTCGACGAAGGCGGTCTCCGACGCCACGAACCGGACCGGCGCACGACACGTCCTGCTGTCCATCGCGCAGTGCACCCGACCGGACGTGCAGGGGTACGGGTACTTCGCCGGCAAGACGGCCCAGGAGACGCTCGCTCGATCGACCAGCCGACACCTGCGCATCGTCCGGTCGACCCAGTGGTTCGAGTTCACCGAGCAGAACCTCGAGCGGATGCGGTCCGGACCGATCGCCCTCGTCCCGGGCATGCTGATCCAGCCGGTCGCGCTCGACAGTGTGGCCGACGTCATCGCCGCTGCAGCACTCGACGCGGACCATGCGCCCGTCGACGAGGTGGCAGGCCCGGACACCACCACGCTCTGGTCGATGACGCGCAGGCTCGGCGGTCACCGACCGTGGCCGCTGCCACTGCCGATCCCCGGGCGACTCGGCTCCGCGTTCCGCGGTGGCGCGCTGCTCCCCGGACCGGACGCGGTCGTGCAGGGACCGTCGTTCTCGGAGTGGCTGGCGAACCGGGCATGAACGGGTGTGTGCGGGCCGCTGCCGGGTGGCGGTGGTGGGCCCTGACGGCCGCGGTGGCGGTGGTGGGCCCTGACGGACTCGAACCGCCGACATCTTCGGTGTAAATGTCCTTGTCCCTGGACGCTGCCAGACCGGTAGGCAAGTAACCGCAACCATCGCAGCTGTTCAAAGTCCGGTTCTTTGCGGTTAGTTGCCACCGCCTCCGCGTCTTCACCAACACCACACCGACACGCGGAAGCTCCACCGCACACACCAGGACTCGCGGCGTCGGCACTGTAGGCGGCGAGGGTCCGCGCGACGAGTCAGCTGCGCCGGGTGCTCGACGACACCCGACTTGACCTGGGCTTTCCTCGAACAAGGCCCCCGCGGCGTCGGGTCATGCATAGGGCGTGCATGACCAACGCAAACACCCACACCATCAAGGCCCGCAGCGCTCAGACGTCGAACGGCCAGACCGCCCCTTCTCGTCGAGGCCGAGGTTTCACCCACGAGTCGGGCCCGAACAACCCGAACATCGAGTGGTACACCCCGGCCGCCGTGTTCGACGCTCTGGGCGTCGATTTCGACCTGGACCCCTGCTCCCCCGGTTCCGCGCTCTCGAACGTTCCGGCCGTGAACTGCTTCACCATCAACGATGACGGGCTGACCTCCCCGTGGCACGGCATGTGCTGGGTAAACCCGCCTTACGACGACACGGACGCATGGCTCGAGAAGCTGGCTGCACACGGCGATGGCATCGCACTCGTCTTCGCACGCACGGACACCAAGTGGGCGCACAAGGCGATGGCTTCGGCCGACGTCGTCTGCTTCACCGCTGGCCGCATCAAGTTCATCAACGGCCGGACGGGCCGGCCACAGGGGTCGCCTGGCGCGGGGTCGATGTTCCTGGCGTGGGGAGAGCGGGCCGCGAGAGTTCTCCGCCAGGCCGACCTCGGGCTCTGCTTCTCCGTTCTGAGCTGACCACCGGGTTCCCCAGAGGCCCTCGATGCGAGTTCGCGTCGAGGGCCTCTTCGCGCGCTCACATCACGTCGAGAATGCCAGCGCGCTCCAACATCAGAAGCATCTGCCCGTCGCTCGGCCCCACCCGCTCTACCGAACCCAGCGGTAACGGCGCACCGTGCAGCTGCATGACGGTGAGGTAGAGGGCCGGTTTTCCGACCCACTGCTCCGGGAGGTCGGATTCGAATCGCTCGCCCTTCGGTGCCGTGTAGATGGCCAGCTCCTCAACCGTCATCGACGCGGTGCCCTGACGGCGATGCACGCGCTCCCAGTGTTCCAGTTCGGCGTGCTGTGCTCTCTGTGCGACGGCAATCATCAGCTCGGCGCGATTCGAGGCGCCCGGGAGCAGTTGAGCCAGCGCGGCTCGCGGGTCATCGAACAGCATCCAGTCTCCGCTGATGTGGACGAGGGTGTGGGCCGACGGCTCGATGGTCACGACGGCGGCCGACGCCGTCCTGCGCGAATGTCGGCGAGGTAGTCGAGCGGTTGTTGCAGCGACCACAGCGCATCGAGCAGGCGGCCGTCTTCCGGCATTGCCCAGCCGAGGAGAGCGGTCGCCTCAGCGGGTGAGAAGATCTCGCCTGCCCGCACCACCGCGGTCCAACCAGCGCGGATGTGGACGCGGCGGACCTCGTCCGGCGCATCTCGCTTCGCAACGCGCGCGTACTCCCTAGCGCCTTCCTGCGGGGTGACGAGCTCGACTATCAACCCGACGCCGGGACCAAGCGTGAGGACCTGCGCACGAACGCGGACCTCCGCGTCGTCCTCGGGCCCACTGCGGTACTCGATGAGCATCGGCTCGCCGGTGGTCGGCGACGACGAATGCGCATCGACAGTCGAACGCAGGCGCCCCCACGAGATGGCTCGCCACGTACCGCCGCCCGCTTGCAGCACGGAGAGCGTCTCCGCCGCGAGGTGCTGCTTGGCCTCGGGGTAGCCGCTCATGCGAGGTCCACGGCTGCCGGAGTGATCGCGCGTGGCGCCCCGGTCGATCCTGATCCGTTCACGAGAGATGTATGCGCGGATTGCACGACATGCGTGCGTACGGACGGACGGACGGAACGACGACAGCATTCGGGCTGGTGCTGATCATCCGCACGCGGTGCGTCCGCGCGTCGAAGGTCCGAATGCGCGGCGGGGGCTGAGTTCATCACGAACGCTTCTATGCGGCGAACCGCGGCGTTGACGCGACTTTCTCGAGGGCCGGCGCGATCCGGCCGTCATCGAGCAAGCGGTGACTTGCCGGTGCTCGACGCGTGGACGGGATCGTCAAGTCACCGCAGATCGCCGGTGGCAAGCCGATCGGAAGGGGTAGAGGGCCCTTTGACTTGAAGACTTATGTATAGAGGATACAAAGAAGAAGAAGAAGAAGTAGATCGGCCCTAGATCCCCACACCTATATACCCCCTAAAAGGTCTATAGCTGTACCTCCCCGCAACGGTCATGCACGGAAGCCACGAGAGGTTTCCCCAGTTCAGACCGACTTTTCTGACACTTTCAGGGCTCATCACGGGCAAGCACTATCCGCCAGGAACGACGATCCGGGCACCCTGGGTGCATGTCAGGAGCCCCGACGACAAGGGCCATCAGCCCGGTTCCTCCCTGAGGACGGCGGCTATGACACACCGGCCTCGCCGTCGCTGGACTGGACCGAAACACAGGTCAACTCAGCCCGTCTCGGTCACTCCGACATTTTCGCCGCATAGAGGTGGGTGGACAGCAAACAGCCTGTCCGTCCACCACGAGGAAGCGAACACATGTCCCCCACCAATCAGCCCGCCGGCAACGGCGCCATGTCACTCCGAGAGCTCGCTGCGGCGGCTGACGTCACCCTCGGCACCGTTTACGCCTGGAGCGCCAAGGGCATGCTCCCCGAGTCTGCATCCAAGGTCGACGGAAAGTTCTGGATCCCTCGCGCCGACGCCGACGTGCTCATCGCAGAACGGCGTGCGGACAAGCAGCGCTTCTTCGGACAGAACACCGAACCGTTCCCGCCGGATGTCGAGACAGTCGGGCTCGAGTGGCTCGCCGCTCAGTTGAACGTGTCACTGCGCCGGGTGTGGGCCCTGAGTGCAGAGGGCGCGCTGCCTGCATCCGCGCGACGGATCGGGCGATCCATCCAGATGCCCATCGAAGACGCACGCACCTTTGCCGAGGAGCAGCGCAGCCGCCGACGACGCCCGTTCCCAAGGCGCCGACAGGCATCGCGAGCGACAGTGGGCCTGGGGTGGCTCGCTGATGAAATCGGATGCCCTCGACAGTCCCTCTACTACATCATCAACATCGTTCCGCTGCCGGACTCGACGTTCTACGCCGGGAACGAGATGCGGATGCCCCGCGAGGACGGCGAGAACTGGGTCGCCGACTTCTCCGCGTCGATCGAAGCCGACAACGCCAACGGGCGACGCCTCGGCGCCGCGCTGAACCGGTCGCAGGCCGCGTGAGGGTGGGGGTCGGCCGAGCGATGTCAGCCGACCGCCACGAGCTCGGCCTTCGTCAGATGATCTCGTCACGGTATGCGGGCTGTGCGCACGCGAGACCTTCCCAACGCACCTGGAGAGGCCAACCGCCACCCTTGGTGACGACGCCACGACACCCTCCGGGTACGAACGTCCTGCTCGTTCCCCCATGGTCCTTGCTCGCAGCGACAACGGTTCCGGCGGAAATCATCATGGTCGTTCCTCTCTTGAAGCCGGCCGGACATCGGCGGCGCCGTTCCTATGCGCGGACAGGACGGGCTTTGGGAGCGCCGCAAGTCGCGAACCGGGGTGCCATCTGACGTGACCTCCGTGGTTGTGAATGCTGACTCGCCTCGAGGGGTCACTCGAGGCATGTTGTCGATGACCTCGCTACCTCCGCACATATCGCAGGTAGCCCCGCCGGTCTCCATCCGAGACAGTCGCCGGCACGGCAGATCCGATCTCGAAGGGAATCTGATGCACAGCGCCAGCGACGAATGGTGGTCTCAAGCCCGGCAACGTACCGACATCCTCGACTTGCGGGACTGGTCCACGTGGCCGGTCGACATCACGCGCGAACTCGTCGCCCTCGAACGCGCGGGCCTGCCCGCCACGATCGAGACCCACGACACAATCCGCCTCGCCGACGGCCGCCGCGCCCGCGTCGCACCAGCCGCATCCCCCCGCCGCCAACCCGGCCTGAGTCTCGACGACGAGCCAGAACTGCTGCTCGTGCCGACACCGGCGTACGTCAACCGCCGCACCTTCGTCGAAGTAGCGCGGTCCGCACCGAACGTGCTGCTCGTTGACGGCTCCCAGGTATGGGAGGACGGCCGGCAGATCGCCGGAGAGCCTGCGTTCCAAGAGCTCCGAAGTGACCGGTACGCGGTGTTCGCCGTCGCACGCACCCTCCCTGTTGCCAGCGGCCGTATCGATCAGATCGCGGCCCACACGGGGATGAGCGTTGGACGGGTCGGTGACGCGCTCAGCGTTCTCGGCGACACCGTTCGGCACGTCGACATCGGATGGGAAGCGGTCGACATGTTCGCCCTCGCCGACTGGGCGATGACCTACAACGGGCCCGGTGGTACCGCCACCAGCTGGCACCACCCCGGTACCGTCAAAGAACAAGCGCGCCTCCTCATCGACGCCGGCGCACTCGTCTCCGGCGCCTGGGCGGCGATGACCCCGTTCCCTGGCCTTTCGTATCTCGGCCGGAAAGACGACGTCGGAACCGGACGAACACGGGTGGCGTTCACCCGCACCATGCCCGACATGGCCGCGCTGGGATTCACGCCCGCCGTCCCACCAAGGGATGGGAGGGCGCGACCGAAGTTCACCGTCGCTGTCCCCGAGGACGAGACCATCTTCGCGACGTCGAACTTCTCCGCCGGCGGCATCACCGACGACACCATCACCGTAGCCACTCTCATGCGCGGCTACCACGAAACTGACCTCGCCAACCAGCTCCGCAGCCGAATCCACTTCCGCACCGACGTCCACTACGACCTCATCCACCATCTTCCTTCGTGACAGGCCCGTACGACAGCACGCTTCAAGCATCGGAAGTGTCACCCACGACTGTGGGCGCCCCAGATTGCGCCGGCGTCTCGTGCGACAACTGCCGAACCGCGGACCCCGCGCCCGTGCCGGGACTCGTTGAGACCAACGACGGGGTGTGGCACGTCGCCTCGAGCCCGTGACGCGTCACCTCAGTCGACCAGGCCTCGGTTGGCGACCGTCGGGCGACGAAAAGGCGCCTCAGCACGACAACGAACCACTCGGAGTGACCGCGCCGACAGGCCTGACCTCGACGACACAGCAATCGGCTTCTCCTCCGCACAGATCCAACTAGCCACGACGGGAGCCCCGCGATCAAAGGAGTCCGCGGGCGCCTGGAGTCCGTCGCTGCGCCGCTACGACCTCGGCCTCTGAATGCCGAGCAGACGCGCTGCGCCCGCCGGCCAGAAGCGTTCGTATGGGGCAGCCTTGAGAGAATCAAAGCGGACCATCTATATGCGACACTCGGACCCTCGATCGAGCGGCGGTCCGCAGCCGGCCGGTCGACGACCGGCTATCGGTCACTCGTGCCTTGCCAGTGGAGGCAGCTGAAGCCTCGCTACATTCGACGCATCCGTGCGGCGAGTCGGAGTGCCTGAACGGAACGTCGGTGCTGTTCCGCGCGGTGGCGGCCGTTGGCGGGAGAGGGGTGTGGTGCCGCGATGACGGGGACGAGTCGGGCGTGCTCGTCCAGGGTGAGGTACCGCATGACTCCGTCGAGAGCGATGCTCCCGTACGTGACGATCGCTTCGACGGAGGGGAGCGCCTTGAGGAGAACGCTCAGGGCATGTCGTCCCTCGTCGATGTCTGCAGGTCGTATGCGCCCGGGGAGTTCCCACGGGATGAGGTTCCAGCGGAGGTACGCGTTGCGTGCGAGTCCGGACTCGATGCGGGCTGCGCGGAACGCGGCCGCGGTCGGCCCCGGGTTGTCCTCGCTGCAGACCGCCGAGTGCGCTGCGGCAATGGTCTGGGGGCCGGGTGACTGCATGAGGACCAGCACTCGGCTGGACGTGCCGCCGGATCGTGGGTCGAAGCTCGGGACGAACCGTCGCGAGCCGTCGGGTGCGGTGCGCCATGCCTCCGCGAGGACGTTCAGCGATCGAACGTCCGCGACCTCATCCGCGAGTTCGTCGGGGGTGCTCACGCCGGCTGTGGTGGTGCGAGGAGTGTGCCGCGGATGACGGAGCCGTGGAAGGTGCGGACGGCAACGGTGATCCACGCGGCGACGAGGCCGGCGTAGTAGACGACCGCGAGCACAGCGACGACGGTGAGTCCGGAGTGCAGGGCCAGGCCGTTCAGCCCGGTGACGCAGGTACCGACGGGGAACGTGAACGACCACCACGTCAGGCTGAACGGCAGATGTTCTCGAGCGGTGCGGATGGTGATGGCGAGGGCGATGACGGTCCACAGCAGCGCGAAGCCGAGCATCGCGAACCCGTACACCAACGCCACGACCAGCAGCGCGTGGGCGGTCGAGGCGTCGACGACGGTCGGTGCGTTCGAGGCGAGGAGGTTCACCGCGGTGATCGACTGCCCGACCGGTCCGAGGACGATCCACAGCGTCGGCACCATCCCGGCCGCACCGACCTTGTGCTGCGCGAGTCGGCTCCAGATCAGCGTGATCACGACCAGGGACGTGATGAGGCTGAGGCCGAAGAAGCCGTAGCAGGACCACAGCAGTGTCTCGCGCCCCTGCCCGGCGGGGGCGTA
This is a stretch of genomic DNA from Curtobacterium sp. 458. It encodes these proteins:
- a CDS encoding DNA N-6-adenine-methyltransferase is translated as MTNANTHTIKARSAQTSNGQTAPSRRGRGFTHESGPNNPNIEWYTPAAVFDALGVDFDLDPCSPGSALSNVPAVNCFTINDDGLTSPWHGMCWVNPPYDDTDAWLEKLAAHGDGIALVFARTDTKWAHKAMASADVVCFTAGRIKFINGRTGRPQGSPGAGSMFLAWGERAARVLRQADLGLCFSVLS
- a CDS encoding uracil-DNA glycosylase family protein is translated as MSTPDELADEVADVRSLNVLAEAWRTAPDGSRRFVPSFDPRSGGTSSRVLVLMQSPGPQTIAAAHSAVCSEDNPGPTAAAFRAARIESGLARNAYLRWNLIPWELPGRIRPADIDEGRHALSVLLKALPSVEAIVTYGSIALDGVMRYLTLDEHARLVPVIAAPHPSPANGRHRAEQHRRSVQALRLAARMRRM